One segment of Polypterus senegalus isolate Bchr_013 chromosome 8, ASM1683550v1, whole genome shotgun sequence DNA contains the following:
- the LOC120533528 gene encoding zinc finger BED domain-containing protein 4-like, translating into MKKSFTTCFPSSDEADENDDDCLDDAELWNALPVEEEERLNVTLTSKSQYRLQCFAHTLQLVVGNGLKETRAASSALAKASWISSLLHTSTSYKEEFEKEFGQCGVPASVVTRWNSTFRQLRSLLKCDYQTLCKVLDVRGHRETVFTLREWAQIKELVSILKPFADATDRTQGDKVVTISAVIPCVLSLNHHLENQKEGTQYLISLIHSLQKSLQRRFKGIFVNVKMSQPETNEGIPPFSDPVYVKAAVLDPAFGVMWIEHDVLVDDKLKEQLTMEVKNLILQETDHTSTEQTGHGDEEEQIEDDETRLFFYHKKLKKSTHSSPAAQLNQYLENCDGQNCLLFWGMNKEKMPSLFQIAMRVLAVSESSAPVERVFSHGGIIMRPHRSQLSSNVLANLIFCKCNTF; encoded by the exons ATGAAGAAGTCATTCACCACATGTTTTCCCAGTTCAGATGAAGCAGATGAGAATGATGATGACTGCCTGGATGATGCAGAACTATGGAATGCCCTTCCGGTTGAAGAGGAGGAGAGGCTGAACGTGACATTGACCTCCAAAAGTCAGTATAGACTACAGTGCTTTGCACACACACTACAATTGGTTGTTGGTAATGGCCTTAAAGAGACCAGGGCAGCCAGTTCAGCTCTGGCCAAAGCATCCTGGATCAGTTCTCTGCTCCACACAAGTACTTCTTATAAGGAGGAATTTGAGAAAGAATTTGGCCAATGTGGAGTTCCTGCTTCAGTTGTTACTCGATGGAATTCGACATTCCGACAGCTGAGGTCTTTGCTTAAGTGTGACTACCAAACTTTGTGCAAAGTTTTGGATGTTAGAGGGCACAGAGAGACTGTTTTCACTCTAAGAGAGTGGGCTCAGATTAAAGAACTGGTCAGCATTCTGAAGCCTTTTGCTGATGCCACTGATCGCACACAGGGAGACAAAGTTGTAACCATAAGTGCTGTGATTCCCTGTGTTCTCTCTCTCAACCATCACTTGGAAAACCAGAAAGAAGGAACACAATACTTGATCAGCCTTATCCACAGTCTTCAAAAATCACTGCAAAGAAGATTCAAAGGCATCTTCGTCAATGTAAAAATGTCTCAGCCAGAGACCAATGAAGGAATTCCACCATTCTCTGATCCTGTTTATGTCAAAGCAGCTGTTCTTGATCCAGCCTTTGGGGTTATGTGGATCGAACACGATGTATTGGTTGATGACAAGCTAAAGGAGCAGTTGACCATGGAAGTAAAAA atcTGATTCTTCAGGAGACAGACCATACCAGTACGGAACAAACAGGTCATGGGGATGAAGAAGAGCAAATCGAAGATGATGAAACTAGGCTGTTCTTTTACCACAAAAAGCTAAAGAAATCCACTCATTCCAGCCCTGCTGCCCAGCTCAACCAGTACCTGGAAAATTGCGATGGCCAGAACTGCCTTTTGTTTTGGGGAATGAACAAGGAAAAAATGCCTTCACTGTTCCAAATAGCAATGAGGGTATTAGCTGTGTCTGAGTCAAGCGCACCTGTCGAGCGTGTGTTCAGCCATGGAGGGATTATAATGCGGCCCCATCGTTCACAACTTAGTTCCAATGTCTTGGCAAACCTTATTTTCTGTAAATGCAACACCTTTTAG